One stretch of Prunus persica cultivar Lovell chromosome G1, Prunus_persica_NCBIv2, whole genome shotgun sequence DNA includes these proteins:
- the LOC18790513 gene encoding uncharacterized protein LOC18790513 isoform X2 produces MQRIQCFESVVKVTLGVIDAVIRLCGAYARAVNWESWDEKLAGDKTGMGVEGFSNMNHVINVTKYTIEKLCEIGIVAAKNGGSLVKVLNFSWKGVVTLLQLGEGVLATKVNVADIISNLISLVNESLRCAAEAWSSSLKETISVTEARKTFLPVKFYLINAIKISSLYPCQAYLVQGEITNCILMISTFKILLSNEKLLKTAADVFTELLEKASLDLLISLLNSSQMKQEFKGEILDSLFSKGSYRDTVSEDLSKFNKISSLDEIFSLCGEAFPGEKALLLGRVSLFLGFLKFSVDLEEDVKLGITRKLGWFLDILIDEDVYASILLLQVPGLYGSGETVEVVWQPMFSFLLNALEIFMLVVSPSPAWSELESFLLENIFHPHFLCWEIVMELWCFMLRYAEPGMASGIIGKLCSLLKFVASAESVLVPGSALRKLARSISMLLTFGAQAMVDQVYKSIVSDDGAQLSSVMRLALFMEGFPLNLLSDKMKSIATHRIITDYYVFVENFDDKSMRSFHSGAFGVPVFALSASLQSLPISISDIDVKTLKFLVAIIHNYRVSSDKLMKEHYSKLLSETLGIISKMNHLYASDEMEKVIFELENLFISGPAASDTQLYECKPNLALFMAGLAHMEINETNQSAKTSALWELYHMLLRERHWAFIHLAIAAFGYFSARTCCNELWRFVPQDAALSYDLVSANEASVERFMSQFKIFLEKETALLAMTPSSDQLGLLVREGLTLKKMFQKKSNVIPETTECENMEIDCKKQTGEINGGKQTNKKRKLPDGIRKGMELVESGMKVIVDGISQWQQIQSGSDELHKKFLSNFSRLEDEVAQLIGLAGTD; encoded by the exons ATGCAGAGAATTCAGTGCTTTGAATCAGTAGTAAAGGTCACACTGGGGGTCATTGATGCTGTAATAAGACTATGTGGAGCATACGCACGAGCTGTAAATTGGGAGTCCTGGGATGAAAAACTTGCAGGGGACAAAACTGGAATGGGTGTTGAAGGTTTCAGTAATATGAATCATGTTATTAATGTAACGAAGTATACAATAGAAAAATTGTGTGAGATAGGCATTGTTGCTGCTAAGAATGGGGGCAGTCTGGTAAAGGTTCTTAATTTTTCGTGGAAAGGTGTAGTTACTTTGCTTCAGCTTGGTGAGGGGGTACTTGCAACAAAGGTGAATGTAGCAGATATAATTTCAAATCTGATCTCATTGGTCAATGAATCGTTAAGATGTGCAGCTGAGGCTTGGTCATCGTCTCTGAAGGAAACCATTTCTGTGACAGAAGCTAGAAAGACATTTCTTCCAGTCAAGTTTTATCTGATTAATGCAATAAAAATATCTTCCCTGTATCCATGTCAAGCATATCTGGTACAAGGGGAGATAACAAATTGCATCCTAATGATCTCaacctttaaaattttattgagCAATGAAAAGCTCTTAAAAACTGCCGCTGATGTCTTCACCGAACTCTTGGAGAAAGCATCCTTGGATTTACTCATTTCTTTACTGAATTCATCTCAAATGAAGCAGGAGTTCAAGGGTGAGATTCTAGACTCTCTGTTCAGTAAAGGAAGCTACAGAGATACTGTTTCTGAAGATCTGAGTAAATTTAACAAGATAAGTTCATTGGATGAAATCTTTTCTTTATGTGGGGAAGCATTTCCTGGAGAAAAAGCCTTGTTGCTTGGTCGTGTTTCATTGTTTCTTggttttttgaaattttctgtTGATCTTGAAGAAGATGTAAAACTTGGTATTACCAGAAAACTTGGTTGGTTCTTGGatatattaattgatgaagATGTATATGCTTCCATTTTGCTTTTGCAAGTTCCTGGGTTATACGGGTCTGGAGAAACTGTGGAAGTTGTCTGGCAGcctatgttttcttttcttttgaatgcATTGGAAATCTTCATGCTTGTGGTCTCTCCTAGTCCTGCTTGGAGTGAGTTGGAGTCTTTCCTTCTTGAGAATATATTTCATCCTCACTTTCTTTGCTGGGAAATTGTGATGGAACTTTGGTGCTTTATGCTGCGTTATGCTGAGCCAGGGATGGCGAGTGGCATTATTGGTAAACTCTGCTCATTATTAAAGTTTGTGGCATCTGCTGAATCAGTTCTTGTACCTGGTTCTGCTCTGAGAAAATTGGCAAGATCAATCAGCATGCTTCTTACTTTTGGTGCACAAGCTATGGTAGACCAGGTTTACAAGTCCATTGTTAGTGATGATGGAGCTCAATTATCGTCAGTTATGCGTTTGGCCTTGTTCATGGAAGGCTTTCCATTAAATTTACTCTCAGACAAGATGAAAAGTATAGCAACTCATAGAATCATTACTGATTACTATGTCTTCGTAGAAAATTTTGATGACAAGTCGATGAGATCTTTCCATTCCGGTGCTTTTGGGGTCCCAGTCTTTGCTTTGTCTGCTTCTTTGCAGTCTCT CCCGATCAGCATATCTGATATCGATGTGAAGACCCTGAAGTTTTTAGTTGCTATCATTCATAACTACAGAGTTTCCTCAGATAAATTAATGAAGGAGCACTACTCCaaacttttgagtgaaacatTGGGGATCATCTCAAAAATGAACCATTTATATGCTTCTGACGAAATGGAGAAAGTAATCTTTGAGCTCGAAAACCTGTTTATCTCAGGACCTGCAGCTTCTGATACCCAATTGTATGAATGCAAACCAAATCTGGCTCTTTTCATGGCAGGCCTTGCTCATATGGAAATCAATGAAACTAATCAAAGTGCCAAGACCTCTGCTCTGTGGGAGTTGTATCACATGTTGTTGAGAGAACGGCATTGGGCATTTATTCATTTGGCCATTGCAGCATTTGGATATTTTTCTGCTCGGACATGTTGCAATGAACTTTGGAGATTTGTTCCGCAAGATGCAGCGCTTTCATACGATTTAGTATCTGCAAATGAGGCAAGCGTGGAGAGATTCATGTCTCAGTTTAAGATATTTCTTGAGAAGGAAACAGCGCTTCTTGCAATGACGCCTAGCTCTGACCAGCTTGGTCTGCTTGTGAGGGAGGGCCTAACTCTGAAAAAAATGtttcaaaagaaatcaaatgtCATTCCAGAGACTACGGAATGTGAAAACATGGAAATCGACTGCAAAAAGCAAACGGGGGAGATTAATGGTGGAAAGCAAACCAATAAGAAAAGGAAACTTCCGGATGGAATTAGGAAGGGAATGGAATTGGTAGAGAGTGGTATGAAGGTCATTGTTGATGGTATTTCTCAGTGGCAGCAAATTCAATCCGGCTCGGATGAACTTCATAAAAAGTTCTTGTCTAACTTTTCTCGCCTTGAAGATGAAGTTGCTCAACTAATTGGCCTGGCTGGTACTGATTAG